In a genomic window of Bemisia tabaci chromosome 1, PGI_BMITA_v3:
- the mtTFB1 gene encoding mitochondrial dimethyladenosine transferase 1 produces MVGSAQISRATSYVRLPPLPSIKDLIRLYKLRALRQLSQNFLLDERITNKLVNQAGSIKGAEVCEVGPGPGCITRSIIRKGAEKVILIEKDLRFMPTLKLLAEAAPCEIKILHGDVMSFNMENLFSEENRRNWLEEPPNIHIIGNLPFNVSTPLIIRWLKDISYRQNAWNYGRVRLTLTFQKEFAERCVAKVESPERCRLSVMCQNWCSVSYGLTIPGAAFLPRPKVDVSVVRFTPLKYPLIPLPFELIEKVVRTVFAGKKKYCINGIGNLFPQPVREKLGEEVINLAEIKPECRPVDLTVPEIGRICYAYKEICDRNPKLYKYNHRQAKGKDADFLEDPDSEVDSSSIEEEFDTLVDDKETEEGIEKN; encoded by the exons ATGGTTGGAAGTGCACAAATCTCAAGAGCTACCAGTTATGTTCGCCTACCCCCTTTGCCCTCCATCAAAGACCTCATCAGACTATATAAGCTGCGAGCTTTACGGCAGCTTTCTCAGAATTTCCTATTGGATGAACGCATAACCAACAAGCTTGTGAACCAAGCTGGGAGCATAAAAGGTGCAGAAGTGTGTGAAGTGGGACCAGGACCAGGATGCATCACCAGGTCAATTATCAGGAAAGGTGCAGAGAAAGTTATTCTCATTGAAAAGGATCTAAGATTCATGCCAACACTGAAG CTGCTAGCAGAAGCTGCTCCTTGTGAAATAAAAATCCTCCATGGAGATGTGATGTCTTTCAAcatggaaaatttattttcagaagAAAACCGCCGCAATTGGCTGGAAGAGCCGCCAAATATCCACATTATTGGAAATTTACCGTTCAATGTATCCACTCCACTCATCATCAGGTGGCTCAAAGACATATCTTATAG GCAAAACGCGTGGAACTATGGTCGAGTTCGTCTAACGCTGACTTTTCAAAAAGAATTTGCAGAAAGATGCGTGGCAAAAGTTGAATCACCTGAACGCTGTCGTTTGTCTGTAATGTGCCAAAACTGGTGCTCTGTATCCTATGGGCTCACTATTCCAG GTGCCGCTTTCTTACCTCGGCCGAAGGTTGATGTTAGTGTGGTTCGCTTCACACCCTTGAAATATCCATTGATTCCTCTCCCTTTCGAATTGATTGAAAAAGTTGTTAGAACTGTGTTTgctggaaagaaaaaatactgcattAATGGAATAGG GAACTTATTCCCTCAACCGGTCCGTGAAAAGTTAGGAGAAGAAGTGATAAATCTAGCAGAAATTAAACCAGAATGCCGTCCTGTTGACTTAACTGTTCCTGAAATTGGGAGGATATGCTACGCATATAAAGAAATTTGTGATAGAAATCCAAAGCTTTACAAGTACAACCATCGTCAGGCAAAAGGAAAAGATGCGGACTTCCTTGAAGATCCTGACTCTGAAGTGGACTCGAGCAGTATAGAAGAAGAATTTGATACGTTAGTGGATGATAAGGAAACTGAGgaaggaattgaaaaaaattag
- the Ccdc56 gene encoding cytochrome c oxidase assembly factor 3, mitochondrial, which yields MGDNDMKQIDPSKDKLPKSARFYMQLLEQQNVERARRIALTRYKNRILGAVLASTVLSIYGYTMFATKQETFLDDFEEPLLVIDEPKK from the coding sequence ATGGGTGATAATGATATGAAACAAATTGATCCATCAAAAgacaaattaccaaaatcaGCAAGATTTTATATGCAACTGCTTGAACAGCAAAACGTCGAGCGCGCACGTCGGATTGCCTTGACACGttacaaaaaccgaattttAGGGGCTGTCCTCGCTTCAACTGTACTTTCAATTTACGGATACACAATGTTTGCCACGAAACAAGAAACCTTCCTTGACGATTTTGAAGAGCCACTCTTGGTGATCGACGAACCTAAAAAGTGA
- the LOC109038846 gene encoding uncharacterized protein translates to MNILPKKRWHVRTKDNIARVRRDEAQAAEEEREKLRRIQLAEKEARIEFLKKKARAQYHHEETKLEEEKEVKVTDGTSEPEHVNFFKDIEEGLVKFTGKNAEHDKEIKEEKEKYEKQIGYLTYLGQDTNEATGKVSWYNKAPDSHEQLSIEDANNECSLKAKLFLDPLKSIKIYTSLMSKSRPKANSVIPPSTSSNFSNTIRAPSLIPSAKSISSNCVAVKRNESSRREIGKAKLKKRKKTKRRDSDRVDNKSSSHRSRSQSEKRPQRMDDSSSEHSSVSLTHSSRKKKKKHEQNSHNRHKSKKICSASGSKRSKSDSNGLSKRRKSKKVYKNKRSQKSDSSSNSDSDSSASHSSSSSSDSSSTSCSLSDSSTSREGEKIKIHPSSQASVDELRAQRLKREAEEKMKAQKLLARLRGEVLPEDKPSQPVLQQKYNSQFNPHLAKQNYADEIKRSRPKR, encoded by the exons ATGGCACGTCCGCACCAAAGACAATATCGCAAGAGTCCGAAGAGATGAAGCTCAAGCAGCAGAAGAGGAAAGGGAGAAGTTAAGACGGATCCAACTTGCT GAAAAAGAGGctagaattgaatttttgaagaagaaagcCAGAGCACAGTATCATCATGAAGAAACCAAACTTGAGGAAGAGAAGGAAGTGAAAGTCACTGATGGAACAAGTGAGCCAGAACatgtgaattttttcaaagatattgAAGAAGGGTTGGTAAAATTCACAGGGAAAAATGCTGAACATGATAAAGAAattaaggaagaaaaagaaaagtatgaaaaacagaTTGGTTATCTGACATATCTTGGTCAAGATACAAACGAAGCAACGGGAAAAGTATCATGGTACAATAAAGCACCAGACTCTCATGAACAGTTATCGATAGAAGATGCCAATAATGAGTGTAGTTTAAAGGCTAAGTTATTCTTAGATCcattaaaatcaatcaaaatttatACCTCTCTAATGTCAAAAAGCCGGCCCAAAGCCAATTCTGTAATCCCTCCAAGCACAAGCAGTAATTTTTCTAATACTATCAGAGCCCCATCGCTTATACCTAGTGCTAAATCTATAAGCTCAAACTGTGTGGCAGTGAAAAGAAATGAGAGCTCTAGAAGAGAAATAGGTAAAGCCAAactgaagaaaaggaaaaaaacaaagcgCCGTGATAGTGATCGTGTAGATAACAAAAGCAGTAGTCATAGAAGTAGATCTCAATCTGAAAAAAGGCCTCAGCGAATGGACGATTCGTCTAGTGAACATAGTAGTGTATCTTTGACACATAgctctcgtaaaaaaaagaagaagcatGAACAGAATTCTCATAACAGacataaaagtaagaaaatttgcaGCGCATCAGGATCAAAACGTAGTAAATCTGATTCAAATGGTCTATCAAAACGcaggaaaagtaaaaaagtctacaaaaataaaagatCTCAGAAATCTGATTCAAGTTCAAATTCCGATTCTGACTCATCTGCGTCTCATagttcctcttcttcctctgatAGTTCTAGCACTTCCTGTTCACTAAGTGATTCCTCGACAAGTAGGGaaggtgaaaaaattaaaattcatccATCAAGTCAAGCAAGCGTGGATGAACTGCGTGCTCAAAGGCTTAAGAGGGAGGCTGAGGAAAAGATGAAGGCTCAAAAATTGTTGGCAAGACTAAGAGGTGAGGTGTTGCCAGAAGATAAACCAAGCCAACCAGTGCTTCAGCAAAAGTATAACTCTCAATTTAATCCTCACTTAGCTAAGCAAAATTATGCAGATGAAATTAAACGTTCCCGTCCAAAACGGTAA